In the Colwellia sp. 20A7 genome, one interval contains:
- a CDS encoding DUF4202 domain-containing protein — protein MTNKLEQVLSAIDDINRQDSNITLLNKEEHPKELLYGQRMTACLNQYWPQASELLQIAVRAQHIKRWHLKRSEFETGKAGYYKWRIALGKFHAELAASIMIEQGYSELQATQTASIICKENLKSKTDNQLNADSQTLEDVACLVFLVHYFDEFATQYIEQDNEAKIIRIVQLTWGKMSEEAHNIALQVTLPDHLANIVKKALSA, from the coding sequence ATGACTAATAAATTAGAACAGGTGTTATCAGCTATTGACGATATCAATCGCCAAGATAGTAATATCACCTTGTTAAATAAAGAAGAACATCCGAAAGAATTGCTTTACGGCCAACGAATGACAGCTTGCCTAAATCAGTATTGGCCACAAGCAAGTGAACTATTACAGATAGCAGTTCGTGCTCAACATATTAAACGTTGGCATTTAAAGCGCAGTGAGTTTGAAACAGGAAAAGCAGGATATTATAAATGGCGAATAGCGTTAGGGAAGTTTCATGCTGAACTAGCTGCTAGCATTATGATTGAACAAGGTTATAGTGAATTACAAGCGACCCAAACGGCTTCTATTATTTGTAAAGAAAACTTAAAGAGTAAAACGGACAACCAACTTAATGCTGATAGTCAAACATTAGAAGATGTTGCCTGTTTAGTTTTTCTTGTTCATTACTTCGATGAATTTGCTACACAATATATTGAACAAGATAATGAAGCTAAAATAATTCGTATTGTGCAATTAACGTGGGGAAAGATGTCTGAAGAGGCTCATAATATTGCTCTACAAGTAACATTGCCCGATCATTTGGCAAATATTGTAAAAAAAGCACTATCGGCTTAA
- a CDS encoding CTP synthase, with the protein MTTRYIFVTGGVVSSLGKGIAAASLAAILEARGLKVTMLKLDPYINVDPGTMSPIQHGEVFVTEDGAETDLDLGHYERFIRTKMTKLNNFTAGRIYQDILARERKGEFLGATIQVIPHITNDIKRRVIEGAEGYDVAMVEVGGTVGDIESQPFLEAIRQLATEVGRERAMFMHLTLVPYLAAAGEIKTKPTQHSVKDLRSIGIFPDILVCRSDRPLPNGERAKIALFCNVEEKAVVSMRDVDSIYKIPALLKSQGTDQLVTKRFGLDLPEADLTEWEEVLYHEANPKGEITVGMVGKYIELPDAYKSVNEALKHAGLKNQVTVNIKYIDSQDVEVKGTDLLKNLDAILVPGGFGERGVEGKILTAQYARVNKIPYLGICLGMQVALIEFARNVAGLTDAHSTEFNAESPHPVVGLISEWLDEEGQVEYRSEESDLGGTMRLGSQLCHLVKGTKACDVYGSETIYERHRHRYEVNNNYRERLSQAGLIFSGLSTDKSLVEVIEIADHPWFIAGQFHPEFNSTPRDGHPLFESFIAASFEYQKQQLS; encoded by the coding sequence ATGACAACTAGATATATTTTTGTTACTGGCGGCGTAGTTTCGTCTCTTGGTAAAGGTATTGCCGCAGCATCTTTAGCTGCAATCCTTGAAGCACGTGGTTTGAAAGTAACCATGCTGAAACTTGACCCTTATATTAATGTCGATCCCGGCACTATGAGCCCTATTCAACATGGTGAGGTTTTTGTTACTGAAGATGGTGCTGAAACCGATCTAGATTTAGGTCATTACGAGCGTTTTATTCGTACCAAAATGACTAAGCTAAATAATTTTACTGCGGGTCGTATTTACCAAGATATTCTAGCACGCGAGCGTAAAGGTGAATTTTTAGGCGCGACTATTCAAGTCATTCCACATATTACTAATGACATAAAACGTCGTGTAATTGAAGGCGCGGAAGGTTACGATGTTGCTATGGTTGAAGTAGGCGGCACTGTTGGTGATATTGAATCACAACCGTTCTTAGAAGCTATTCGTCAATTAGCGACAGAGGTAGGTCGTGAACGTGCAATGTTTATGCATCTTACTTTAGTGCCTTACTTAGCTGCTGCTGGCGAAATTAAAACTAAGCCGACTCAACATTCAGTAAAAGATCTTCGTTCAATTGGTATTTTCCCAGACATTTTAGTTTGTCGTTCAGATCGACCTTTACCAAATGGGGAACGTGCAAAAATTGCTTTATTCTGTAATGTTGAAGAAAAAGCGGTTGTGTCAATGCGCGATGTTGACAGTATTTATAAAATTCCTGCATTATTAAAATCTCAAGGAACAGATCAGTTAGTGACTAAACGCTTTGGCTTAGATCTACCTGAAGCAGATTTAACTGAGTGGGAAGAAGTGCTTTATCATGAAGCGAACCCTAAAGGTGAAATCACGGTTGGTATGGTCGGAAAATACATCGAACTTCCTGATGCTTATAAATCTGTTAATGAAGCATTAAAACATGCAGGTTTGAAAAACCAAGTAACCGTTAATATTAAGTATATTGATTCACAAGATGTTGAAGTGAAAGGTACTGACTTATTAAAAAATTTAGATGCTATTTTAGTACCTGGTGGTTTCGGTGAGCGTGGTGTAGAAGGTAAGATTTTAACGGCTCAATATGCACGTGTAAATAAAATACCTTATTTAGGTATTTGTTTAGGTATGCAAGTTGCTTTAATTGAATTTGCTAGAAATGTTGCAGGTTTAACTGATGCACATAGCACTGAATTTAATGCTGAATCGCCGCACCCAGTGGTTGGTTTGATCAGCGAATGGCTTGATGAAGAAGGCCAAGTTGAGTACCGTAGCGAAGAGTCAGACTTAGGCGGAACTATGCGTTTAGGATCACAATTGTGCCACCTAGTGAAAGGTACCAAGGCTTGCGACGTATATGGTAGTGAAACAATTTATGAGAGACACCGTCACCGTTATGAGGTAAATAATAACTACCGAGAACGATTAAGCCAGGCTGGTTTAATATTTTCGGGGTTATCAACTGATAAAAGTTTGGTTGAGGTGATTGAAATAGCGGATCATCCATGGTTTATTGCCGGGCAGTTCCATCCTGAGTTTAATTCTACTCCTCGTGATGGGCACCCTTTATTTGAAAGCTTCATTGCGGCTTCTTTTGAATATCAAAAGCAGCAGTTAAGTTAA
- the eno gene encoding phosphopyruvate hydratase, translating to MSNISKIIAREIMDSRGNPTVEADVYLESGAWGRAAAPSGASTGSREALELRDGDKSRYLGKGVLKAVAAIKNDITPALVGQNALEQANIDKIMIDLDGTENKEKFGANAILAVSLAVAKAAAADKGVQLFEHIADLNGTPGVYSLPVPMMNIINGGEHADNNVDIQEFMVQPVGAKNFSEALRMGAEIFHALKKVLSSKGLNTAVGDEGGFAPDLASNADALAVIKEAVAAAGYKLGSDVTLAMDCAASEFYDSEKGIYDLKGEGKQFTSNEFSDFLGELCKEYPIVSIEDGLDESDWDGFKYQTDLLGDKVQIVGDDLFVTNTKIFKRGIDTGVANSILIKFNQIGSLTETLAAIQMAKSAGYTAVISHRSGETEDATIADLAVGTAAGQIKTGSLCRSDRVSKYNQLLRIEEFLGDKAIYNGLSEIKGQ from the coding sequence ATGTCAAATATAAGTAAAATAATAGCACGTGAAATTATGGATTCTCGTGGTAACCCAACCGTTGAAGCGGATGTTTATTTAGAATCAGGTGCTTGGGGACGTGCAGCAGCACCTTCTGGTGCATCAACAGGTTCACGTGAAGCATTAGAGCTACGTGACGGTGATAAGTCTCGTTACTTAGGTAAAGGAGTTCTTAAAGCCGTTGCTGCCATTAAAAATGATATTACACCGGCTTTAGTTGGTCAGAATGCGCTTGAGCAAGCTAATATCGATAAAATCATGATCGATTTAGATGGCACTGAAAATAAAGAAAAATTTGGCGCAAATGCTATTTTAGCTGTGTCACTAGCTGTTGCTAAAGCCGCTGCAGCTGACAAAGGTGTTCAGTTGTTCGAACATATTGCTGACTTAAATGGTACTCCAGGTGTTTATAGCTTGCCTGTACCTATGATGAACATCATTAATGGTGGTGAGCATGCAGACAACAATGTTGATATTCAAGAGTTTATGGTTCAGCCTGTAGGCGCTAAAAATTTCTCTGAAGCACTAAGAATGGGCGCTGAAATTTTTCATGCCTTGAAAAAAGTATTATCAAGCAAAGGCTTAAATACTGCTGTAGGTGATGAGGGTGGCTTTGCTCCTGATTTAGCCTCTAATGCTGACGCGTTAGCGGTAATTAAGGAAGCAGTTGCGGCTGCTGGCTACAAGTTAGGCTCAGATGTCACATTAGCGATGGATTGTGCTGCATCTGAATTTTACGATAGCGAAAAAGGTATTTATGACCTTAAAGGTGAAGGCAAGCAATTTACTTCAAACGAGTTCTCTGATTTCTTAGGTGAGCTTTGTAAAGAATACCCAATTGTTTCAATTGAAGATGGCTTAGACGAGTCTGATTGGGATGGTTTTAAATACCAAACTGATTTACTTGGCGATAAAGTACAAATTGTTGGTGATGATTTATTTGTTACTAACACTAAAATCTTCAAACGAGGTATTGATACCGGCGTTGCTAATTCAATCTTAATCAAATTCAACCAAATTGGTTCATTAACTGAAACGTTAGCTGCTATTCAAATGGCTAAAAGTGCTGGTTATACTGCAGTTATTTCTCATCGTTCTGGTGAAACAGAAGATGCTACTATTGCTGATTTAGCGGTGGGTACTGCTGCTGGTCAAATTAAAACGGGATCTTTATGTCGTTCAGATCGTGTTTCTAAATATAACCAATTATTACGTATTGAAGAATTTTTAGGTGATAAGGCTATCTATAACGGTCTTAGCGAAATTAAAGGTCAATAA
- the ftsB gene encoding cell division protein FtsB, with protein MRAFTVLLFIVLALLQYRLWFGKNSVSDYLSLQEDVKAQQLVNAKLQQRNKLLYADTDDLKLGTEAIEERARNELGMIKENETFFRVVPSKNSEVNDNTNKELY; from the coding sequence ATGAGGGCATTTACGGTATTATTATTCATTGTGTTGGCTTTACTGCAATATCGACTTTGGTTCGGTAAAAACAGTGTGTCTGATTATTTATCTTTGCAAGAAGATGTTAAAGCTCAGCAATTAGTAAACGCCAAACTTCAACAACGAAATAAATTATTGTATGCGGATACTGACGACCTTAAGTTAGGTACAGAAGCTATTGAAGAGCGTGCTAGAAATGAACTCGGTATGATAAAAGAAAATGAAACGTTTTTTCGCGTTGTTCCAAGTAAAAATAGTGAAGTAAATGATAATACTAATAAAGAGTTATATTAG
- the ispD gene encoding 2-C-methyl-D-erythritol 4-phosphate cytidylyltransferase — MSNPILLVENQQFIVVVPAAGVGKRMQASCPKQYLTLNEQTILSHTINRLLNHKNIAKVILAISDDDDYFMQTALLDNPNIIKVSGGEERVDSVLSGLQAINELDWVLVHDAARPCITHADIDKLISQCLENNTGGILAAPVVDTMKLAINKNDQVEQVDKTIDRSHLWHAFTPQMFKAKELKEAIIQAKEKGLVITDEASAIESVGLPCLLISGRRDNIKITRPEDLVLASFYLNQQEIEQEKDRKCG, encoded by the coding sequence GTGAGTAACCCTATTTTGTTAGTTGAAAATCAACAGTTTATTGTCGTTGTACCTGCCGCAGGCGTTGGTAAGCGGATGCAGGCATCATGCCCTAAGCAATATCTAACACTCAATGAACAAACTATCTTAAGCCATACAATCAATCGTCTGCTAAACCATAAAAATATAGCCAAAGTGATCTTAGCTATCAGTGATGATGATGACTATTTTATGCAAACAGCATTGCTAGATAATCCTAATATTATAAAGGTTAGTGGCGGCGAAGAGAGAGTAGACTCTGTTTTAAGTGGTTTACAAGCTATTAATGAATTGGACTGGGTATTGGTGCACGATGCAGCACGTCCTTGTATCACTCATGCAGATATAGATAAGCTTATTTCACAGTGCCTTGAAAATAATACAGGTGGCATCTTAGCTGCGCCTGTTGTTGACACAATGAAGCTCGCTATAAACAAGAATGATCAAGTAGAACAAGTTGATAAAACAATTGATAGAAGTCATTTATGGCATGCTTTTACACCACAAATGTTTAAAGCCAAAGAATTAAAAGAAGCAATAATACAAGCTAAAGAAAAAGGTTTAGTAATAACAGATGAGGCTTCTGCGATAGAATCTGTAGGCTTACCATGCTTACTTATTTCAGGTAGAAGAGACAATATAAAAATAACGCGCCCAGAAGATTTAGTCTTAGCTAGTTTTTATTTGAATCAGCAAGAAATTGAACAAGAAAAGGATAGAAAATGCGGATAG
- the ispF gene encoding 2-C-methyl-D-erythritol 2,4-cyclodiphosphate synthase produces the protein MRIGHGFDVHKFGGSGPLMLAGIAIPFEQGFIAHSDGDVAIHALCDAILGALCLGDIGNHFPDTDGKYENISSRILLRHVVALMNEHGYEIGNGDITIVAQAPKIAPYLLAMRECLSEDLKCSLGQINVKATTTEKLGYTGRKEGVAVHCVILLTPISHCIPATPEV, from the coding sequence ATGCGGATAGGACATGGTTTTGATGTACATAAATTTGGCGGCTCAGGACCTTTAATGCTTGCGGGTATTGCTATTCCTTTTGAGCAAGGTTTTATTGCTCATTCTGATGGTGATGTAGCTATACATGCGCTTTGTGATGCCATTTTAGGTGCGCTTTGTTTAGGTGATATAGGAAATCATTTTCCTGATACAGACGGAAAATATGAAAATATTTCTAGCAGAATACTACTGCGCCATGTAGTGGCTTTAATGAATGAACATGGATATGAAATAGGCAATGGAGATATAACCATTGTTGCTCAAGCACCTAAGATAGCGCCTTACTTATTGGCTATGCGTGAGTGTTTAAGTGAAGATCTAAAGTGTTCTTTAGGGCAAATAAATGTAAAAGCAACTACAACTGAAAAACTGGGTTATACCGGTCGTAAAGAAGGTGTTGCTGTTCATTGTGTTATATTACTCACACCTATTTCTCATTGCATTCCAGCGACACCGGAAGTTTAA
- the truD gene encoding tRNA pseudouridine(13) synthase TruD has protein sequence MLPELAYLHEKPEPKGLLRVNQSDFKVFELLPFLPCGEGEHLFIHIRKTGANTVFVARELAKYFKVKEQLVSYAGLKDRFAVTEQWFGIHVPGKQVYDLTDLVIEGVEVLSYQRHNKKLRTGALSGNRFELILRDVTELKVLYERWQKIIDQGVPNYFGEQRFGIDGGNIEHALALFSGAKIKDKKKRGMYLSAARSYIFNDIVNQRIKDNTFSELQLGDVLMLAGTQSVFRPKEVDDVLKQRLIEKDVDITAAMWGSGDLMTTAAPGILEQEVADKHSEFSNGLPRFGLKQERRRIRLVIENADIELLVNENSLEETLPAVKISFSLAAGSYATTVLRELIDYKDCTQRVNTQAIGNIE, from the coding sequence ATGTTACCAGAACTTGCCTATTTGCACGAAAAACCAGAGCCTAAAGGTTTATTAAGAGTTAATCAAAGTGATTTTAAAGTATTTGAGCTATTGCCATTTTTACCCTGTGGTGAAGGTGAGCATTTATTTATTCACATTAGAAAAACAGGAGCGAATACTGTTTTTGTTGCACGAGAATTAGCTAAATATTTTAAAGTAAAAGAACAACTAGTTTCTTATGCTGGTTTAAAAGATCGCTTTGCTGTCACAGAGCAATGGTTCGGCATTCATGTGCCAGGCAAACAAGTATATGATTTAACAGACCTCGTTATTGAAGGTGTTGAAGTACTTAGTTACCAAAGACATAACAAAAAGTTACGTACCGGTGCATTAAGTGGTAACCGTTTTGAGTTAATATTACGTGACGTTACCGAACTTAAAGTGTTGTATGAACGTTGGCAGAAAATTATAGATCAGGGTGTGCCTAATTATTTTGGCGAGCAACGTTTTGGGATTGACGGTGGTAATATTGAGCATGCATTAGCTTTGTTTTCAGGGGCTAAAATCAAAGATAAAAAGAAACGAGGCATGTACTTATCAGCCGCACGTTCATATATTTTTAACGATATAGTTAATCAACGCATAAAAGACAATACCTTCTCAGAATTACAGCTCGGTGATGTGTTAATGCTGGCGGGCACTCAATCTGTATTCCGACCTAAGGAAGTTGATGATGTTCTTAAGCAACGATTAATTGAAAAAGATGTCGATATTACTGCAGCAATGTGGGGATCGGGTGATTTAATGACAACTGCTGCACCCGGTATACTTGAGCAAGAAGTAGCAGATAAACACAGCGAATTTTCAAATGGTTTACCACGCTTTGGTTTAAAGCAAGAACGTCGACGTATTCGATTAGTTATTGAGAATGCAGATATTGAACTTTTAGTAAATGAAAACTCGCTTGAGGAAACATTACCAGCTGTAAAAATTAGCTTTTCACTCGCCGCTGGCTCATATGCAACCACAGTGCTTCGGGAGCTAATTGATTATAAAGATTGTACTCAACGTGTTAATACGCAGGCAATTGGTAATATAGAGTAA
- the surE gene encoding 5'/3'-nucleotidase SurE: protein MRILLSNDDGVHALGIKVLQQELVKHFDVTVVAPDRNCSGASNSLTLLNPLRAETLENGFISVNGTPTDSVHLGASQLASPSFDLVVAGINNGPNLGDDTLYSGTVAAATEGRHMGLPAIAISLLGKHEKHYQTAAIITAKIIKRIQKHPLAADQILNINVPDVAIDEIKGIKVTRLGHRHKAEQMKKMKDPWQRDIYWYGRLGKELDGGEGTDFHAVANNYVSVTPLTVDITAHKSIDSMKEWIGEVRL, encoded by the coding sequence ATGAGAATTTTATTAAGTAATGATGACGGTGTTCATGCACTGGGTATTAAAGTGCTACAACAAGAACTAGTAAAACACTTTGACGTAACGGTTGTTGCACCTGATAGAAATTGTAGTGGGGCAAGTAATTCTTTAACTTTGCTAAATCCTCTTAGAGCTGAAACCCTTGAAAATGGTTTTATTTCGGTGAATGGCACGCCTACTGACTCAGTTCATTTAGGGGCTAGTCAACTTGCATCGCCTTCGTTTGACTTAGTAGTGGCAGGTATTAATAATGGCCCTAATTTAGGTGACGACACTTTATATTCAGGTACTGTTGCTGCCGCGACTGAAGGCCGACATATGGGGTTACCTGCTATTGCCATATCACTACTTGGCAAACATGAAAAACACTATCAAACAGCGGCCATAATTACAGCTAAAATTATTAAACGTATTCAAAAGCACCCTTTAGCTGCGGATCAAATTCTTAATATCAATGTACCTGATGTGGCAATTGATGAAATAAAGGGAATAAAAGTCACTCGCCTTGGTCATCGACATAAAGCCGAGCAAATGAAAAAAATGAAAGATCCATGGCAAAGAGATATTTACTGGTATGGCAGATTAGGTAAAGAGCTTGATGGTGGTGAAGGTACAGATTTTCATGCAGTAGCGAATAATTATGTTTCAGTAACTCCGCTAACTGTCGATATAACAGCACATAAAAGTATAGATAGTATGAAAGAATGGATAGGTGAAGTAAGGTTATGA
- a CDS encoding protein-L-isoaspartate(D-aspartate) O-methyltransferase has translation MSHKKNVRTGSRTKRSGELLAQKLQAEGIKNPQVLHAIASSPRHIFLPEILAHKAYDNTALPIGQGQTISQPYIVARMSELLLNDYKPKNILEIGTGSGYQTSILAQLTEKVFSVERIKALQFQAKRCLRSIDLHNISLKHGDGWQGWASKAPFDAIIVTAGAASVPQALLDQLVDGGRLVIPVGEKTQILKTITRHGDNYSEEQVEAVRFVPLVAGALL, from the coding sequence ATGAGTCATAAAAAAAATGTTAGGACGGGTAGTCGAACAAAAAGAAGTGGTGAGTTACTTGCACAAAAACTGCAAGCTGAAGGGATAAAAAATCCACAGGTATTACATGCTATTGCTAGTTCACCTCGCCATATTTTCTTACCAGAAATATTAGCTCATAAAGCCTACGATAATACAGCCTTACCTATCGGGCAGGGGCAAACCATATCTCAGCCTTATATAGTTGCAAGAATGTCAGAACTGCTATTGAATGATTATAAGCCTAAAAATATTCTAGAAATAGGCACTGGCTCAGGTTACCAAACTTCTATTCTCGCGCAATTGACTGAAAAAGTTTTTTCGGTAGAGCGTATTAAAGCCTTACAATTTCAAGCTAAACGTTGTTTAAGGTCGATAGATTTACATAATATTTCATTAAAACATGGAGATGGTTGGCAAGGCTGGGCAAGTAAAGCCCCTTTTGATGCCATTATTGTCACAGCAGGCGCTGCAAGTGTGCCACAAGCATTACTCGACCAGCTTGTTGATGGCGGCCGTTTAGTTATTCCTGTAGGTGAAAAAACTCAAATACTCAAAACAATTACTCGTCACGGTGATAATTATAGTGAGGAGCAAGTTGAAGCTGTTCGATTTGTGCCGTTAGTCGCTGGAGCGTTACTATAA
- a CDS encoding YqaA family protein, giving the protein MKIFTAVYDWTLKWAEHKFAPRMLALLTFAESVFFPIPPDVLLAPMVLAKPEKAWRLASLTTISSILGGCVGYMLGYMMFEPWIQPLITEFGYQTRFDTAITWFNEWGVWVVFIAGFSPIPYKLFTVSAGFLHMAFLPFLIASAVGRGMRFFLVAGLIRWGGEAIAHKLRKWIDVLGWTVVALIAIAYLILK; this is encoded by the coding sequence ATGAAAATATTTACGGCTGTTTATGATTGGACGCTTAAATGGGCTGAGCATAAGTTTGCACCCCGTATGCTAGCACTGCTAACTTTCGCTGAATCGGTATTCTTTCCCATTCCACCAGATGTTTTACTCGCACCTATGGTGCTAGCTAAGCCAGAAAAGGCATGGCGGTTAGCTAGCCTCACAACTATCTCTTCTATTTTAGGTGGCTGTGTTGGCTACATGCTCGGATATATGATGTTTGAGCCATGGATACAACCGCTCATTACTGAATTTGGTTATCAAACACGTTTTGATACCGCGATAACCTGGTTTAATGAGTGGGGTGTCTGGGTGGTTTTCATTGCGGGCTTTTCACCTATACCTTATAAATTATTTACAGTAAGCGCTGGTTTTCTACATATGGCATTTTTGCCTTTTTTAATTGCTTCAGCTGTTGGGCGAGGGATGCGTTTTTTTCTTGTCGCAGGGCTTATTCGATGGGGAGGAGAGGCTATTGCACATAAATTACGTAAATGGATAGATGTTTTAGGCTGGACTGTTGTTGCGCTAATCGCCATCGCTTATTTGATTTTGAAATAA
- a CDS encoding peptidoglycan DD-metalloendopeptidase family protein: MIATQTKNNTTLPIQSLLKSWCCVFLVLSLFACSSRDKPAPVVTVYGSIPLTKQAQNTINSSDYVVQPGETLYSIAWRANSDVRQIAKLNNIPAPYNIFPNQKLILVANKQTKSVKASNSKQYSKSPTKSSNPKSNTVVKKSVASSKKQAYGKNINNKKIIENSVPKENFSQKIRRWQWPVKGKVIAYFSSKEKGNKGIDIAGRRGTQIKATASGKVVYSGSALRGYGKLVIIKHNDDYLSAYAHNDRIKVKEQQQVNAGDVIATMGDTDAERVMLHFEVRFRGKSVDPLKYLPKR, from the coding sequence ATGATAGCTACTCAAACTAAAAATAATACAACGTTACCTATACAATCACTTTTAAAATCATGGTGTTGTGTTTTTTTAGTTCTGAGCCTTTTTGCTTGCTCTTCTCGTGACAAACCAGCCCCTGTAGTAACTGTTTATGGCAGTATTCCATTAACGAAACAAGCTCAAAATACTATTAATAGCAGCGATTATGTGGTGCAGCCAGGAGAAACATTATATTCAATTGCATGGCGAGCAAATTCTGATGTTAGGCAAATAGCTAAATTGAATAATATCCCCGCTCCTTATAATATTTTTCCAAATCAAAAATTAATTTTAGTGGCTAATAAACAAACAAAAAGTGTTAAAGCTAGTAATAGTAAGCAGTACAGTAAAAGTCCGACTAAAAGCTCTAATCCAAAGAGTAATACTGTAGTGAAAAAGAGTGTTGCATCTTCAAAAAAGCAAGCGTATGGTAAAAATATAAACAATAAAAAAATAATAGAAAATAGTGTACCGAAAGAGAATTTTTCTCAAAAAATTCGTCGTTGGCAATGGCCTGTTAAAGGTAAAGTTATTGCGTATTTTTCTTCTAAAGAAAAGGGTAATAAAGGGATTGATATTGCTGGTCGCCGTGGTACTCAGATTAAGGCAACGGCGAGTGGTAAAGTCGTTTATTCAGGTAGTGCATTAAGAGGTTACGGCAAGCTAGTTATTATAAAGCATAATGATGATTATCTTAGTGCCTATGCTCATAATGATAGAATAAAAGTAAAAGAACAGCAGCAAGTAAATGCTGGAGATGTAATAGCAACTATGGGTGACACCGATGCAGAAAGGGTTATGCTTCATTTTGAAGTGCGCTTTCGTGGTAAATCAGTAGATCCATTAAAGTACCTACCGAAGAGATAA
- the rpoS gene encoding RNA polymerase sigma factor RpoS, with product MVKEKQQTTVLKDKVQKSSSVDATQIYLSEIGFSPLLSAEEEVYFSRLSLKGDEPSRKRMIESNLRLVVKIARRYNNRGLPLLDLIEEGNLGLIRAVEKFDPERGFRFSTYATWWIRQTIERAIMNQTRTIRLPIHVVKELNIYLRTSRELVQKLDHEPTAEDIANSLDKPVADVTKILRLNERIASVDTPFSGDSDKVLLDVIADNNSNGPEGDLQSEDMSKNIVNWLNELNSKQKEVIARRFGLMGYEAETLENVGIEIGLTRERVRQIQVEGLKRLRDILSQQNLSIEALFENQ from the coding sequence ATGGTAAAAGAAAAACAACAAACCACAGTACTTAAAGATAAAGTACAAAAATCGTCAAGTGTTGATGCAACACAAATTTATTTAAGTGAAATTGGTTTTTCACCATTACTAAGTGCAGAAGAAGAAGTATATTTTTCACGTCTATCTCTAAAGGGAGATGAACCATCACGTAAACGTATGATTGAAAGCAATTTACGTTTAGTTGTTAAAATTGCTAGACGCTATAATAATCGTGGTTTACCTTTACTTGATTTAATTGAAGAAGGTAACTTAGGTTTAATTCGTGCAGTTGAAAAGTTTGATCCTGAGCGAGGCTTTCGTTTTTCGACTTATGCTACTTGGTGGATTCGTCAAACAATTGAACGCGCGATAATGAATCAAACACGAACCATTCGTTTACCCATTCATGTAGTTAAAGAATTAAATATCTATTTACGCACTTCACGAGAGCTTGTTCAAAAATTAGATCATGAACCAACCGCTGAAGATATTGCTAATTCATTAGATAAGCCCGTAGCGGATGTCACTAAAATTCTCCGTTTGAATGAACGTATAGCATCAGTAGATACGCCTTTTTCAGGTGATTCAGATAAAGTATTACTCGACGTAATCGCAGATAATAATAGTAATGGCCCAGAAGGGGATTTACAGTCGGAAGACATGAGTAAAAACATTGTAAATTGGCTAAATGAATTAAACTCAAAACAAAAAGAAGTGATTGCTAGACGTTTTGGTTTAATGGGCTATGAAGCTGAAACATTAGAAAATGTCGGTATTGAAATTGGCTTGACTCGTGAGCGGGTTCGTCAAATTCAAGTAGAAGGACTAAAACGACTTCGTGATATATTAAGCCAGCAGAATTTATCTATTGAAGCATTATTTGAAAATCAATAA